The Bacteroidia bacterium genome segment GTAGATATTGTCTGGACTAATGAAAGATATGTGTATGTAAGCTGGATGGAGCGAAGCGACGATAAGAAGGCAAAGATAATGATGAGGTCAATTTATCCAGGTGGGCCCCTATCAGCACCTCAGGTAGTTGGAGGAATCAGCGGAGAAAGAGCAAGCGGTTTTCCAATCATGATCAATCAGTCCGATAAGATTTATCTCGCCTGGACCCAAGATTCCGAAGTGCCTGAAGTGGTTTTGTGGGAGTCTTTTCAGGAGAAGTGAAAAGTGTTAAAGGTCCGGCCACGGATAGAGGAGGTCGGACCTCTATTAAGTTTTAACTGGTAGATATATTTTGGAAATTGTGAGCATCATGTGAATTCACAGCTAATGCATAATAACCGTATGATGACAATGCTGCTTAATTTTTCATCCTAACTCTTTTTTTAGCAATTGAGCGTTAATAGCTACAATGACAGTACTGAGGCTCATGAAAGCTGCACCAATAGCTGGGGAAATCATGATCCCCCATTGATAAAGTACACCAGCCGCTAAAGGAATAGCGACCACGTTGTAAGCAGTAGCCCAAATCAGATTTTGGATCATTTTCTTGTAGGTGGCTTTCCCAAAAAGGATCATGTTGCTTATGTCTTTGGGATTGCTGTTTACTAAGATTATGTCAGCAGTTTCAGCCGCAACATCGGTACCACTGCCAATAGCTACTCCCACATCAGCCTGTGCTAAGGCAGGAGCATCATTCACCCCGTCGCCCGTCATAGCAACAAAAGCACCTTTTTGCTGGAGTTCCTTAACTTTATCAAGTTTTTGATTGGGTAAGACTTCAGCGAAAAAGTCATCCATGTTTAATTCCTGACTGACCTTTCTCGCGACTGCTTCATTATCTCCAGTCAGCATGACTGTTCTGATTTTGTTGTCGTGTAGGGTCTGAATGGCTTCTTGACTTTCCGGGCGTATCTGGTCTGCTAACGATATAAGTCCTGCTAATTCATCCTCGACCAACACAAAGACAATGGTCTCACTTCCATCATTTTTTGCCACATCAGGTGTAGGAATTCCTTTTTCCTTCAGGTAGCCAGGACTAACGACCTTTACATCTTTACCTTCAACACTTGCTTCCACACCTTTGCCGGTAATGGACTGAAAATCCTTGGCTTCCGGAATCTGGATATTCTCTGTTTGTACTTTCTCCATTATGCCTTCTGCAATAGGATGTTCAGAGTTAGCTTCCAGCGCACTGGCTAAACGGAGAAGCTCTACTTCACCTATGTTTTCTTTTACACTGATGATGCGATTGACCCCAAACTCCCCGGTCGTGAGGGTTCCGGTTTTGTCAAAAACAAGGGTGTCAATCTTTCTTGCATTTTCAAAAGCTGTCCTGTTGCGGATCAATAGGCCATTCTGGGCAGAAATGGCCGTAGAAATGGCTGTAACCAGTGGGATGGCCAATCCGAGCGCATGCGGACAAGAGATGACCATGACTGTTACCATACGTTCCAGGGCAAAGGAAAACTCATGGCCTAATAGTAACCAAACAGTTAAGGTACCAAAACCTACGCTGAGCGAAACAAGGGTCAGCCAAAAAGCAGCTTTGTCCGCTAGTTTTTGGGTTTTGGATTTCTTCCCCTGGGCTTCTTTGACCATGTTGATGACTTTGGAGAGATAGCCTTCATCACTTGTGCCTGATACTTCTACTTTCAACGAGCCTTTACCATTGACACTTCCGCCAATCACTTGATCTCCCTTTGACTTGCTGACAGGTTTACTTTCTCCCGTCAGCATGCTTTCGTTTAAGCTACTTTCTCCTTCGATAATGATTCCATCGGCAGGGATTTTTTCACCAGGCTTGATCAGGATAACATCTCCTTTTTTGAGATCTGCTACGGGTACGTCCATGACATGATCTTCATGAACCAGATGGGCTTCGTCCGGCATGAGTTCGGCTAGTTTTTCTAAGGCTTGTGATGCCCCCAAGACTGATTGCATCTCGATCCAGTGGCCGACGAGCATAACATCAATGAGGGTAGCAAGTTCCCAGAAGAAGGTTTTTCCTTCCAGACCAAATACCACCGCGGTACTGTAGCCATAGGCGACCATAATGGCGATGGCGATAAGGGTCATCATGCCGGGAGACTTTCCCTTTAATTCATCTAGCATTCCTTTGAGGAAGGGCCAGCCCCCGTAGAAAAATATCAAGGATGAAAGGCCGAAAAGAACATATTTATCTCCGGGAAATTCCCATTCCAATCCTACCCAAGTTTGGATCATGGGCGAAAGGAGGAGAATGGGGAGTGTCAAAAAAAGCGAAACCCAGAACCGTTTTTTGAAATCTTCAATCATCATTTTGTGATGATCGTGATGTTGAGTCTTTTGGGTTTGTCCTTTATGATTGTGTGACTGATGATGATTTTCATGAGGAGTTTTCATTTTTTTTTAATTATAAGAGTGTTTTAGTCTGTACACGAATCGGGCTAAAATCGAAGGCTCAATCCCCCTCCGCCTCCAAAGCGGTTATCATATAGCCCTGTAAAGGAAAAGTTTTTAGATAATATGAATTCGGCTCCTGCATTCCAGACAATTTCACCTTTCAGGGATTTTCCGTTTTGTAGCTCTGTGGTTAACCCAAAATCTGCTTGATATTCATAGTAGCCGGAAATCGAAAACCTGCGAAAAATCATGAGGGATCTACCAATGCTGATCCTGGGCCGTAGTAGATGATCTACTCGCATATCTAACTCAAACATATAAGGGGTAAACCAGCGAATTCCTACCACTGCTACAGCTTGTAAAGTATCTAAACTACCACTGGTTGAATTTTCTAAATTGACCCCTCCAAATACCCTGAAATAATCATAGAGGTATCTTTCGTAGGTAAATTCTGCTTCTATGTTTTGATTATAGCCATATTCTGCTGACAGGTTGAATTGATTGCGAATAGTTGAGGAAACTAAGTTGAGAGAAGTCATCTGTGAAGCGATATCCCATGTTCCCCATGTATATTGGCGATTGGTTTCATGTACCAGTTTGGCAAGAGGATAAGGTCTCATTCGAGGATCTCTAGGAGTATCATAGCTAAATACCCGTGCCATACCTCCCATCATGTGATAGAGAATGTGGCAGTGAAAAAACCAGTCTCCGTATTCATCCCCATAAACTTCTATGGTTACTTTTTGCATGGGCGGAACATTGACGGTATGCTTCAGCGGGGAATATTCTCCGTTTTTATTGATTACCCGAAAAAAATGGCCATGTAGGTGCATGGGGTGGTGCATCATGGTGAGGTTATTAAAGGTGATCCGGGTAATTTCTCCTTCTTTAATTTTGATTTTATCCGTTTCTGAAAGTGGAATACCATTCATGCTCCAGATATATCGCTGCATATTTCCGGTTAAGTTGAGTAAGACTTCCTTTGTGGGTGTACCCTGATCATAGACTGTTTTTTCAGGTGACTTTAAATAGTCGTAATTATAGTCGGAGAACATATTCATTCCCATCCCTTGCATTTTGTCACTTTTCTCCATGCCCATTCCCGGATGCTTCATGCTATCCATTGGCATGGTATCTTTCGGCATATTCATCGCAGGCATCTCCGGCTTTTTCTTAGGATTCATTTGAGAATGATCCATTTCTTTCATTTCGCCCATTTTCATCCCCCACTTTTTCTTCATTTTATAGGGATCATCCTGTTTGGGTTTAAACTTTATTGCTGGAGCGCCCATTCGCATATCCATTTTCGCCATCTGTTGCATCATGGCTATTTTGTCTGGACGAGGTACAACGGGGGCAAATAAAGTGTCCCCTTTCCCAAAATAAGTGAAGGTAGTTCCAGAGCCATCCTGGGCCATAGTGCGAAATTCAACCATGCCATCATCTGGAATGGTGAGAATGAAATCATAAGTTTCTGCAACACCAATGAAAGTTTTGTTCTTATGGACAGGCACTACATCCAGACCATCTGAGGAAACCAAAAGAGGATCTTCTCCTCCAAAAGTCATCCAGAAAGAGGTGGAAGCAGCTCCATTGATGATTCGCAAACGGACTTTTTCTCCTGGTTCAAAATCGGTATAATGACGACTGATAGCTCCATTTGCCAGAAAGGCAGGATAGTAAATGTCTGCGATATCTGCTGATTCCATTCGTTGTCTCCAAAAATTCATTTGAGCACCTAAAGCACCCCTTGCGATGACTTGATTCAATGGGGTCGCAGTACCTTTTCTAAGATTATACCATTCTGTGCCTCTCTTGAGAAAGCGTAGTACCGAAGCTGGATTTTCGTTGGTCCAGTCAGAGAGAAGGAGAACTTGTTCTTTGTCATAATCCAGGGTTTTTTCTTTCGGTTCAATAACAATTGAGCCATATACTCCGCTTTGTTCTTGTAGCATGGTATGCGAATGGTACCAATAAGTACCAGACTGTCTGATGGGGAATTCATATTTCTGGGTTTTTCCCGGCAAGATCGGTGGAGTGGTCAAAT includes the following:
- a CDS encoding copper-translocating P-type ATPase, whose amino-acid sequence is MKTPHENHHQSHNHKGQTQKTQHHDHHKMMIEDFKKRFWVSLFLTLPILLLSPMIQTWVGLEWEFPGDKYVLFGLSSLIFFYGGWPFLKGMLDELKGKSPGMMTLIAIAIMVAYGYSTAVVFGLEGKTFFWELATLIDVMLVGHWIEMQSVLGASQALEKLAELMPDEAHLVHEDHVMDVPVADLKKGDVILIKPGEKIPADGIIIEGESSLNESMLTGESKPVSKSKGDQVIGGSVNGKGSLKVEVSGTSDEGYLSKVINMVKEAQGKKSKTQKLADKAAFWLTLVSLSVGFGTLTVWLLLGHEFSFALERMVTVMVISCPHALGLAIPLVTAISTAISAQNGLLIRNRTAFENARKIDTLVFDKTGTLTTGEFGVNRIISVKENIGEVELLRLASALEANSEHPIAEGIMEKVQTENIQIPEAKDFQSITGKGVEASVEGKDVKVVSPGYLKEKGIPTPDVAKNDGSETIVFVLVEDELAGLISLADQIRPESQEAIQTLHDNKIRTVMLTGDNEAVARKVSQELNMDDFFAEVLPNQKLDKVKELQQKGAFVAMTGDGVNDAPALAQADVGVAIGSGTDVAAETADIILVNSNPKDISNMILFGKATYKKMIQNLIWATAYNVVAIPLAAGVLYQWGIMISPAIGAAFMSLSTVIVAINAQLLKKELG
- a CDS encoding multicopper oxidase domain-containing protein; its protein translation is MIIGYNSLIGQTDTTSYHLSIDQKSINITGKAVMGMAINGQIPGPTLRFTEGDYAVIYVKNELDEETSIHWHGLLLPNFYDGVPYLTTPPILPGKTQKYEFPIRQSGTYWYHSHTMLQEQSGVYGSIVIEPKEKTLDYDKEQVLLLSDWTNENPASVLRFLKRGTEWYNLRKGTATPLNQVIARGALGAQMNFWRQRMESADIADIYYPAFLANGAISRHYTDFEPGEKVRLRIINGAASTSFWMTFGGEDPLLVSSDGLDVVPVHKNKTFIGVAETYDFILTIPDDGMVEFRTMAQDGSGTTFTYFGKGDTLFAPVVPRPDKIAMMQQMAKMDMRMGAPAIKFKPKQDDPYKMKKKWGMKMGEMKEMDHSQMNPKKKPEMPAMNMPKDTMPMDSMKHPGMGMEKSDKMQGMGMNMFSDYNYDYLKSPEKTVYDQGTPTKEVLLNLTGNMQRYIWSMNGIPLSETDKIKIKEGEITRITFNNLTMMHHPMHLHGHFFRVINKNGEYSPLKHTVNVPPMQKVTIEVYGDEYGDWFFHCHILYHMMGGMARVFSYDTPRDPRMRPYPLAKLVHETNRQYTWGTWDIASQMTSLNLVSSTIRNQFNLSAEYGYNQNIEAEFTYERYLYDYFRVFGGVNLENSTSGSLDTLQAVAVVGIRWFTPYMFELDMRVDHLLRPRISIGRSLMIFRRFSISGYYEYQADFGLTTELQNGKSLKGEIVWNAGAEFILSKNFSFTGLYDNRFGGGGGLSLRF